From Dioscorea cayenensis subsp. rotundata cultivar TDr96_F1 chromosome 22, TDr96_F1_v2_PseudoChromosome.rev07_lg8_w22 25.fasta, whole genome shotgun sequence, a single genomic window includes:
- the LOC120252725 gene encoding F-box protein At2g02240-like, whose amino-acid sequence MEMEMAVMDGVDFSKLPEGCISNVLSLTSPPEVCRFAMVSHVFFSAAASDTVWERFIPSDIDEILLRAVDHIECSSKRELYFRLCNPILINDGKMSFFLEKSSGKKCYMLSAKLLSITWADTSHYWRWISVDNTRFEEVAELLDVCWLEIRGSLDTRQLSQLTKYAAYLVFNLTEASRGLDHPSQETSVKLGAHVSSHITRLMTPLETEYSAYGYDWMENELSDHSDNDDYEDLVAQVIELQSTTEVVSREDGWMEIELGEFDTECGDDGEVEMNFMEIKGGHWKRGLIVQGIEIRPRK is encoded by the exons atggagatggagatggcgGTGATGGATGGAGTGGATTTTAGTAAACTTCCAGAGGGATGCATCTCGAATGTGTTGTCGTTAACCTCGCCTCCAGAGGTATGTAGGTTTGCGATGGTTTCCCATGTCTTCTTCTCAGCCGCCGCCTCCGACACAGTCTGGGAACGCTTTATTCCTTCCGATATCGACGAGATCTTGTTGCGCGCCGTCGATCACATCGAATGCTCGTCCAAACGGGAGTTGTACTTCCGCCTCTGCAATCCAATTCTCATCAATGATGGCAAGATG AGTTTTTTCTTGGAGAAATCAAGTGGGAAGAAGTGCTACATGTTGTCGGCGAAACTGTTGTCAATTACATGGGCTGATACTTCGCATTACTGGAGGTGGATTTCTGTTGATAATaccag gttCGAGGAGGTGGCAGAACTATTAGATGTGTGTTGGCTGGAGATCCGTGGATCGCTGGACACTAGGCAGCTATCACAGCTTACCAAATACGCTGCATATCTGGTCTTCAACCTCACAGAAGCCTCTCGTGGCCTGGATCACCCATCTCAGGAGACATCGGTGAAGCTAGGAGCACATGTCTCCTCTCACATTACTCGCTTAATGACCCCCCTTGAAACTGAATATAGTGCATATGGATATGATTGGATGGAGAACGAGCTGAGTGACCATTCTGACAATGATGATTATGAAGATCTAGTGGCTCAGGTCATAGAATTACAGAGTACCACTGAAGTTGTCTCAAGAGAGGATGGCTGGATGGAGATTGAACTTGGTGAGTTTGACACTGAATGTGGTGATGATGGGGAAGTGGAGATGAACTTCATGGAGATCAAAGGAGGCCATTGGAAGCGTGGCCTCATTGTCCAAGGTATTGAGATCCGTCCTAGAAAGTAA
- the LOC120252703 gene encoding F-box protein At2g02240-like, giving the protein MVDFGRLPEECILHVLSRTSPEDVCRAAMVCPVFRSAANFDFLWEKFLPFDVDDILSRAVDRIEYSSKKELYFNLCDPIFIDDGKMSFCLEKSSGRKCYMLSPKLLRLEGFEWISLRDSRFSKVAELVDGPWLEIYGTLETKILSRETTYGVHLVFSIVERSRGLDRFHKATVKLGGNVSHRVGRFRGRKRKQPSSNGSNLAAVEVMEPHRRPDGWMEIEIGEFYTRDGDDGEVKMCVVDNNARHISGLIVHGIDIRPKC; this is encoded by the exons ATGGTGGATTTCGGTAGATTGCCGGAGGAATGCATCTTGCATGTGCTGTCCCGAACCTCACCGGAAGATGTTTGCCGGGCAGCCATGGTTTGCCCGGTTTTCCGTTCCGCCGCGAACTTCGACTTCCTCTGGGAAAAGTTTCTCCCTTTCGATGTGGATGACATCTTATCGCGCGCCGTTGATCGCATAGAGTACTCGTCCAAGAAGGAGTTGTACTTCAACCTCTGCGATCCAATTTTCATCGATGATGGCAAGATG AGCTTCTGCTTGGAGAAATCGAGTGGGCGGAAGTGCTACATGTTGTCGCCCAAACTGTTGCGCTTAGAGGGCTTTGAATGGATTTCTCTTCGTGATTCTAG GTTCTCAAAGGTGGCGGAACTGGTGGACGGGCCTTGGTTGGAGATATACGGGACACTGGAGACAAAGATTCTGTCACGGGAGACCACGTACGGGGTACACCTTGTGTTCAGCATTGTTGAACGGTCTCGTGGGCTGGATAGGTTTCATAAGGCAACTGTGAAGCTGGGAGGCAATGTCTCACACAGAGTGGGTCGTTTCCggggaaggaaaagaaaacaaccaTCATCCAATGGTAGTAACCTAGCAGCAGTGGAGGTGATGGAGCCTCACAGGAGGCCGGATGGATGGATGGAGATTGAGATCGGTGAATTTTATACCAGAGACGGTGATGACGGTGAGGTGAAGATGTGTGTGGTAGATAATAATGCCCGCCACATCAGTGGTCTCATCGTCCATGGTATTGATATCCGTCCTAAATGCTAG